Part of the Candidatus Methanomethylicota archaeon genome, GTTTGGAGCTATCCCCTCCTCAAATTTCGCCCTCTTCTCCCTCAATTCCTCTAAAAATCCACTTCTAGTAGCTCCCTTAATCATCTTTGTCTTCAAAATTTTTATCATCAATTTTAGGGTGGATTTCGCATCTCCAATTAATGGGATTTCCGTGCGTAAATTGTTTCCAACTTCAGCTTCACTTATATCTAAATGTATGATCTTCACATCTTTTGGCGGTAGGGTCCATGAGTTTGTGGCTGCATAGTCTGTGTTGCAACCCACGTAGAATACTAGGTCTGCATTCTTTAGGATTTCGTTGGAGAAGCTTGTCCCCCCTCTTGATCCAATAACCCCTATGGATAGTGGATGTGTTTCTGGGAAGCTCCCCTTACCCGTAATTGTTGTCCCCACTGGTATGTTTAGGAGTTCCGCCAATTCAATTATTTCATCCCATGCTTGTGAGTATAATACTCCTTGACCACAAACTATTATTGGCTTTTCACTGGAGATTAGTAATTCTACAGCCTTCAAAACCATATCCTCTTCTGCTGTGAATCTTTGCCCTGGATATCTTATAAACTCCCTTTGCCCATACAAATCTGACACTTCAACTTCCTCCTCCAATACGTTTACTGGTATTCTTATGTGTACTGGGCCAGGTTTACCGCATGTGGCTATTCTAAAGGCTCTTCTAATTGTGAATGGTATGTCTTGAGCCCTCAGCACTGTTAATGTTTCCTTTGTAACTCCATTGAATATTGCTGTTTGATTGAATCCAGTTAACATATTCCTCTTCTCCAAGTGTAGTGGTGTGTCTGTGGTTATGGCTATTATGGGTAGTGATGATGCATATGCTTCAACTATTGCTGGTAGTATGTGGGCTGCCCCTGCACTTGGAGCTTCGCATATTCCAGGCTTATATGATACCCTAGCATATCCATCTGCTGCGAAGCATGCATTCCTCTCATCCCTAAACATCACATGCCCCACATCCTTAAACTCCAGCCATTCAACGTATAGTGGTAGTGTTGTTTCCCCTGGTAAGCCGAAGACGTATTCAACATCATACTCCCTCAGCATTGTTAGGAGTATTCTTGACCCCTTCACAGCCTACACCCTCTTCACGCATAATCTTTTAAATCCACCCTCCTTTCAAGGACTTCTGGGTTTGCAATGTTTTCTGGCTTGTATCCACTTAAAACTCTTATCACATCCCTATGTACCGTAACTGTTTCCCTTTCATAAGCTTCATATGTGCATGAAGCGAAGTGTGGTGTAACTATTACGTTGCTCAATTGTAGTAGTGGGTTATCTCTATTTGGAGGCTCCCTTTCAAATACGTCTAATGCTGCTCCAGCTATCCACCCCTCCCTCAAAGCCTTTATTAGAGCTTGCTCATCAACTATGGCTCCCCGCGCCGTGTTTATTAGGTATGCTGTGGGCTTCATAAGCTTTAATTCCGCTTCACCAATCATGTGATACGTTTCCTTTGTTAAAGCTGCATGTATTGTCACTATATCTGATTCCCTGAGTAGATGTTTTAGATCGTTGGTTAAAGTTATATTTATCCCTGATAAGGCTTCCGGCTTCACGTATGGATCGTAACCTAAAAGTTTTACTCCAAATGCTTGTAGTATTCTTGCAACCCTCTTTCCTATGGCTCCTAAACCTATTACACCAACAACTTTACCCTTAAGTTCATGGGTGAAGTTCCTCCTATCCACTAGGAGTTTATCTCTCCAAATCCCATTCCTCAAAGCATTATCTAGGAAGCATACCCTTTTTATTAGGCATAGTATTAGGGTTACTGTGAATTCTGCAACGCTATCGGAATTGGCTTCCGGTGAGTATACTACTGGAATCCCCCTCTCCGTGGCTGCTTCTAAATCCACGTTGTCTGGTCCAGGTTTGGATCCATACTTCCCTATAACTTTAAGTTTTGGGCTTTCCATGATCACCTTCCTTGAAACTCTGTGTTGTGATGTTATTATTATGGCATCGCAGTCTTTGAGGGCTTTTATGAGTTCCTCTTCACCATAATATACTCCAGGTTCCCCCGTGATTACTTGGGCAATTCCATCGAATAATTTATGTGATTCAGGCCATTCAGGTTCAGGTATGAATACTTTGAATTTCATAATTTAACCACATAAATCTTTAAGCCTTTATGAATTTAAGAATGTTACTTGAAGCCATCTCATTTGCTACATTTGTCTAATCAATCCAATTATCCTTGATACTAGTTCGTTTGCTGATTGTGGTGTTATCCTACTCCACCTAGTCAGTTTCGCTTCATATGCATCTATCTCATATGCCTTCATGTCTGGTATGTATCCAATGTAGTCTTCAGAGTAGTTTGATAGCATAACATGCCCATATCCAGCTGAATATGCGTGGCTTTTAATCTTTAAACCATGCTCCACAAATAATTCTCCAGGTATGGATATCATTATGAATTCCCTCCCAATCCTCAAGATTTTGAATAATGTTTCAACCATTATCCTACCATCCTTTGCAACTTCATACTCCTCCTCAGCGTATAGTAGTTTCCACATGTACTCCTCCTCATCCAGTCTTCCACCATACTCTCTCAAGGCTTCCTCATACCTCCTTTTCGCTTCTATAATTCTTGGGGGCTCCTTAAACTTCACATTCACATGGACTTCTTCAACATCGAGATCTACCCTTTCAAGTTCTATGGATTTACTTATTAAGTCTTCTAGAACGTTTAATGCTATTTTTGAAGCCATTTTATCCATGTATCTTCTACCCTTAAATTTTGGATCAATATCCCCAGCGGCTCCAGTTGTGAATGTACATTTAACCTTATATTCATCCATTTTGCTGTATATGGCTCCGGGATAGTCTGATGATACCCCCAAGTCAGTGTTGCATACTGGGTGGCATGTGTAATTCATTAGGATCATCCTCCCATAGTCTGTTTTGAAGTATATGTATGGGATATCTTCATCCACTAAGCCACCCTTATACGTCCTATTGTATGTTAAGTCCTCAGCCTTCGTGGTTCCAACTCTAATTTCAGCTTTAGCAATCCTATTCATTGCAATTAAACTCGCCCTAGCAATCCTATCCTTAAGCTTCTCAATCCAATCCTCCAAAACCTCCTTCTCCCTACTGGTGTAGGGGTATGTGTTAGGCCACATTGGCGTTACTGTTTCAGGTCCCGAATGTGTATGTGTGGCTGCTAGGAATATTGCCTTCCTCCCCAATCCAGTCTTCCTGGATATTTCATCTTTAATCCCCTCAGCTAAATCTCTACTTACACCTAGAACATCCATGCTGACTATTAGTGCTTCTCCACCATCCCCCTCTAGGAATATTGTGTGTACGTATAGTGGGTCGTGGATGGAGTTTGATGGTTTAGCCAATCTATGTGCATATCCTCCAAGTCTAACCCCTATTGGTGGTGTAACATCCAAAACTTCAAATCCAACCCTCAAATCACATCACCCAAACTTGTAGGGCAATCAAACCTTTACAGGCTTCTCCACTTTTCAATTGAATCTTCTCGATGAAAGCTCATATATACTTATGGTTGTTAAATCCTATTTAGATGGATTATGAGGCTCTTAAATTATAGTGATGTGAAGCATCTAATTATTGGTGCAACAATTCTTGGGGTTGGTGGTGGGGGAGATCCTGATCGTGGATTTAAACTTTTATGTGAAGATTTGAATTGTGGGAGGAGTCTTAAATTATGCTCCTTCGATGAATTGAATTTAGATTCTCATGTGGCAACGCCATACTTTGCTGGGAGTATTCCAAGCCCTAAGTCAAAATCATCTAGGAAGAGTTTCACTGAGGACGTTATGTTGAAAGCTCTCAAGATTTTGGAGGGTGTTTTGGGTTTTAGGTTGGAGGGGTTTGTGGCCACTGAGATTGGTGGTGGAAATACTGCTATAGCTCTACATTTAGCTTCAATCTTAAATCTACCACTACTTGATGGGGATCAAGCTGGTAGGAGTGTCCCAGAACTCACCCATAGCACATATTACTTGAATGGTTTAAGTCTCGCCCCAAGTGTTATAGCTTCACCCCACGGCGACTACATAATCTTCAAGGAATACTCGTCAATTAACAATTATGAGGGTATTGTTAGGGGGATTGCAAGTCAAGTTTCAGGTTCAGTATTCGTCATAGATAGCCCAGTTAAAGTTGATGTTGCCCGTAGAGTTGCAATTAATGGTAGTGTGAGTAGAGCCATTGAGATTGGTGAAGTGGTTGATGAAGCTAAATCTAAAGGTTTAGATGTAGCCTCCAAAATAGCTGAGAAGCTCAATGGATACGTGATTTTCGAGGGTGTTATCGATAGATATGAATTGAATGAAGTTGAAGGCTTCCTAATTGGAAATGTATACGTTAAGGGTTTTGGGAAACATGCATCCAGCACACTCAGAATTTGGGTTAAAAATGAGAACATATTTGCATGGATAGATGAAGAGCCAATAGCCATGCCACCAGACTTAATAATAATGTTAAATGAAGATGGTTATGGAGTTGTCAACAGTAAAATTAACGTTGGAATGAAGGTTAAAATAGTTGTGGCACCTGGACCAAGGGAATGGAGGACTCCAAGGGGGCTTGAAATTATTGGTCCAAGAAGTTTCAATTTAAATTACGATTACAAGCCAGTGGAATTGCTTGTAAAGGAACGCCACTTAACATGAATATCATCTCATACACAAACCATACTGCACCCCCCATAAAACTAAATGTCAACCTTAATTAGTTGGATCAATACAATTAAGTATCAATATGTGCGCTACGAATATCCGTGTCTTCAGAGTCTTCTTAAGTGCATTTTTCGGTTTACTATTTGGATTTGCAGCTGGACTTATAGGTGTGGGT contains:
- a CDS encoding neutral/alkaline non-lysosomal ceramidase N-terminal domain-containing protein; this translates as MRVGFEVLDVTPPIGVRLGGYAHRLAKPSNSIHDPLYVHTIFLEGDGGEALIVSMDVLGVSRDLAEGIKDEISRKTGLGRKAIFLAATHTHSGPETVTPMWPNTYPYTSREKEVLEDWIEKLKDRIARASLIAMNRIAKAEIRVGTTKAEDLTYNRTYKGGLVDEDIPYIYFKTDYGRMILMNYTCHPVCNTDLGVSSDYPGAIYSKMDEYKVKCTFTTGAAGDIDPKFKGRRYMDKMASKIALNVLEDLISKSIELERVDLDVEEVHVNVKFKEPPRIIEAKRRYEEALREYGGRLDEEEYMWKLLYAEEEYEVAKDGRIMVETLFKILRIGREFIMISIPGELFVEHGLKIKSHAYSAGYGHVMLSNYSEDYIGYIPDMKAYEIDAYEAKLTRWSRITPQSANELVSRIIGLIRQM
- a CDS encoding DUF917 domain-containing protein, translated to MRLLNYSDVKHLIIGATILGVGGGGDPDRGFKLLCEDLNCGRSLKLCSFDELNLDSHVATPYFAGSIPSPKSKSSRKSFTEDVMLKALKILEGVLGFRLEGFVATEIGGGNTAIALHLASILNLPLLDGDQAGRSVPELTHSTYYLNGLSLAPSVIASPHGDYIIFKEYSSINNYEGIVRGIASQVSGSVFVIDSPVKVDVARRVAINGSVSRAIEIGEVVDEAKSKGLDVASKIAEKLNGYVIFEGVIDRYELNEVEGFLIGNVYVKGFGKHASSTLRIWVKNENIFAWIDEEPIAMPPDLIIMLNEDGYGVVNSKINVGMKVKIVVAPGPREWRTPRGLEIIGPRSFNLNYDYKPVELLVKERHLT
- a CDS encoding hydroxyacid dehydrogenase; protein product: MKFKVFIPEPEWPESHKLFDGIAQVITGEPGVYYGEEELIKALKDCDAIIITSQHRVSRKVIMESPKLKVIGKYGSKPGPDNVDLEAATERGIPVVYSPEANSDSVAEFTVTLILCLIKRVCFLDNALRNGIWRDKLLVDRRNFTHELKGKVVGVIGLGAIGKRVARILQAFGVKLLGYDPYVKPEALSGINITLTNDLKHLLRESDIVTIHAALTKETYHMIGEAELKLMKPTAYLINTARGAIVDEQALIKALREGWIAGAALDVFEREPPNRDNPLLQLSNVIVTPHFASCTYEAYERETVTVHRDVIRVLSGYKPENIANPEVLERRVDLKDYA
- a CDS encoding thiamine pyrophosphate-binding protein, with the translated sequence MKGSRILLTMLREYDVEYVFGLPGETTLPLYVEWLEFKDVGHVMFRDERNACFAADGYARVSYKPGICEAPSAGAAHILPAIVEAYASSLPIIAITTDTPLHLEKRNMLTGFNQTAIFNGVTKETLTVLRAQDIPFTIRRAFRIATCGKPGPVHIRIPVNVLEEEVEVSDLYGQREFIRYPGQRFTAEEDMVLKAVELLISSEKPIIVCGQGVLYSQAWDEIIELAELLNIPVGTTITGKGSFPETHPLSIGVIGSRGGTSFSNEILKNADLVFYVGCNTDYAATNSWTLPPKDVKIIHLDISEAEVGNNLRTEIPLIGDAKSTLKLMIKILKTKMIKGATRSGFLEELREKRAKFEEGIAPNITSKEYPPNPIRIIKTLENMLPKEYIITCDAGVSAIYTAAFLKVKEAGRRILFNYSMGALGYAVPAAIGAYLAKPKSTIIALTGDGSFGFTVGEYETLARLNANVKIILFNNQGYGWIRASILFKYGPKYFETEFKNVDYVKIAEGFGLKASRIEDTREIEEKLKELLTSEGPMLLEIPTLPEDKLTPPVPSWAEEAKKMGIRFVY